A single window of bacterium DNA harbors:
- a CDS encoding cation:proton antiporter yields MDLLLLIGVTIALGFIGGKISNKLKFPAVIGYIIIGVLLGPSLFGIFDLTLLNRMGMISDFALGLIAFIIGEELRLGILRKMGKTVMSILFVESMFTFILIAVAIYLLTRDVALSLILGSLGVATAPAGTFIVLREYKAKGPLSNTLLAIVGLDDAVAIIIYGFASALAKLSISGKERITVQNTFQGPLIEIGGAVVIGIILGIVLSYVARKLHERNELLTISLVAILICTGLSNIFHFSSILANLVLGITTANIFLLTGKRIFGAIEGIASPIYIAFFVLAGAHLQIGIVPKMGLLGLIYILTRSVAKIGGASLGAYLSKAERNIQKYLGFGLFTQAGVAIGLAMVVQREFGLYGELATVAVTTITATTIILEIIGPLGVKYAITKAGEIGQAK; encoded by the coding sequence ATGGACTTATTACTTCTAATTGGCGTAACTATAGCTCTGGGATTTATTGGTGGCAAGATTAGCAACAAGCTCAAATTCCCAGCAGTAATAGGTTACATCATAATCGGTGTCCTGCTAGGCCCTTCCCTTTTTGGTATCTTTGACTTAACTTTATTAAATCGAATGGGTATGATTAGTGATTTCGCTCTGGGATTAATTGCTTTTATCATTGGAGAAGAATTAAGACTGGGTATTTTAAGGAAAATGGGAAAAACAGTTATGAGTATACTTTTCGTAGAATCTATGTTCACATTTATTTTGATAGCTGTAGCAATTTACCTTTTGACTCGGGATGTTGCTCTCAGTTTGATTCTTGGCTCCTTAGGTGTAGCCACTGCGCCAGCAGGAACATTTATAGTATTACGGGAATACAAGGCGAAAGGGCCTTTATCCAATACACTCCTGGCAATAGTTGGTTTAGATGATGCCGTAGCAATTATAATCTATGGTTTTGCTAGTGCCTTAGCTAAACTTTCGATTAGCGGAAAAGAAAGAATCACTGTTCAGAATACTTTTCAGGGACCGTTGATTGAAATCGGAGGTGCTGTGGTTATAGGAATCATATTGGGAATAGTATTATCTTATGTAGCGAGAAAATTACACGAGAGAAACGAACTTTTGACAATATCTCTTGTAGCTATTCTTATTTGCACCGGGTTATCCAATATCTTTCATTTTTCGTCAATTTTAGCTAATTTGGTTTTGGGAATAACCACAGCCAATATATTCTTACTGACTGGCAAGAGAATTTTTGGAGCTATCGAAGGTATAGCCTCCCCCATTTATATTGCTTTCTTCGTTTTAGCTGGTGCACATCTCCAAATTGGGATAGTTCCTAAAATGGGATTATTAGGACTGATCTATATTTTGACCAGGTCTGTTGCCAAGATAGGAGGAGCCTCGTTAGGGGCCTATCTTTCAAAAGCCGAGAGGAATATACAGAAATATTTAGGTTTTGGGTTATTTACCCAGGCGGGGGTCGCCATTGGTTTAGCTATGGTTGTTCAGAGGGAGTTCGGGCTTTATGGAGAATTGGCAACTGTAGCCGTTACTACCATCACAGCAACTACAATTATCCTGGAAATCATTGGCCCGTTAGGAGTAAAATACGCAATTACCAAAGCGGGAGAAATAGGACAGGCAAAATAA
- a CDS encoding GIY-YIG nuclease family protein: MYYIYVLKNDKTNEIYYGYTNNLKRRLKEHCNNNCRWKLIYYEAYLSELHARERERKLKHYGQARNHLKNRFKRSLRI; encoded by the coding sequence ATGTATTATATATATGTTTTAAAAAATGATAAAACCAATGAAATTTATTATGGATATACTAATAATTTAAAGAGGCGTCTCAAGGAACATTGTAACAATAATTGCAGATGGAAGCTTATATATTATGAAGCTTATCTTTCAGAATTACATGCGAGAGAAAGAGAAAGAAAGTTGAAACACTATGGACAAGCGAGGAATCATCTTAAGAATCGCTTCAAGCGTTCTTTAAGAATATAA
- a CDS encoding KamA family radical SAM protein gives MEKWQKIVSKSIIDTAALSKRVKVNKKKINKVIKKYPMKINPYYLSLIRKKNGPIWKQCIPDALEIELRAGEKDPLFEEKYSPIESLIHRYKDRVLLLATNLCTGYCRFCTRKRKVGIKEKVLEGKGAQEAFRYIKRHKAVRDVIISGGDPLFLDDKRIEFYLRNLRRIKHVQIIRIDSRTPCILPQRITPKFCGMLKKYSPIYFNTHFNHSQEITKESIKACNMLADSGVVLGNQAVLLAGVNDDSHTLKRLFEGLLMMRIRPYYLYIPDAVKGTYHFRVSVERALEIMRNLIGYTSGIAVPHLILDLEHGGGKTPLLPNYIIEYKDRRYKLKSFENRTFHYDDVK, from the coding sequence ATGGAAAAATGGCAAAAAATTGTCTCAAAAAGTATTATAGATACTGCTGCTCTTAGCAAACGTGTTAAAGTAAACAAAAAGAAAATCAATAAAGTAATCAAAAAATATCCTATGAAAATAAACCCTTATTATTTAAGTCTAATCAGGAAGAAAAATGGCCCTATATGGAAACAGTGTATTCCTGATGCGTTGGAAATTGAATTGCGGGCGGGTGAAAAGGACCCACTTTTCGAAGAGAAATATTCGCCTATTGAAAGTTTAATCCACAGATACAAAGATCGGGTTTTGTTACTGGCGACTAATTTGTGCACGGGGTATTGTCGTTTCTGTACAAGGAAAAGAAAAGTAGGAATAAAAGAAAAAGTTTTGGAAGGAAAGGGTGCCCAAGAAGCCTTTCGTTACATAAAAAGACATAAGGCTGTGAGAGATGTTATTATTTCCGGTGGAGACCCTCTCTTTTTGGACGATAAAAGAATAGAATTCTATCTTAGAAATCTTAGAAGAATAAAACATGTACAGATTATTAGAATAGATAGCCGTACCCCGTGCATATTGCCGCAACGGATTACGCCTAAATTTTGCGGGATGTTAAAGAAATACTCTCCTATATATTTCAATACGCATTTTAACCATTCTCAAGAAATAACAAAAGAAAGCATAAAAGCATGTAATATGCTTGCTGATAGTGGTGTTGTCTTGGGGAACCAGGCGGTTTTATTGGCGGGAGTTAACGATGATTCGCATACTTTAAAGAGGCTTTTTGAAGGATTACTAATGATGCGAATTAGACCTTACTACCTTTACATTCCTGATGCGGTAAAAGGCACATACCATTTCCGGGTTAGTGTAGAAAGAGCCCTGGAGATTATGAGAAATTTGATAGGATATACTTCTGGAATAGCTGTGCCTCATCTTATATTAGACCTTGAACATGGTGGCGGAAAGACTCCTCTGCTTCCTAACTACATTATTGAATATAAAGACAGACGTTACAAATTAAAGAGTTTTGAGAATAGAACGTTCCATTATGATGATGTAAAGTGA
- the budA gene encoding acetolactate decarboxylase encodes MMKIIRYLLVVTSLVIAISGCSCLPENKDVLFQVSTMNAIFRADYDGEITYGELKQHGDFGIGTFDALDGELFALGGKFYRIKADGIAYPVDDSMKTPFAVVTFFQPDKSVLLDKASDYKQLQQYLDNLFPAKDIFYAIKIEGTFEYVKARNIPRQDKPYPQFSEVVKNQIIFEFDDVEGTLVGFWCPAYLEEINVPGYHFHFITKDKRMGGHLLECQMENVKIEIDYTPEFHMALSESG; translated from the coding sequence ATGATGAAAATTATTCGCTATTTATTGGTGGTAACATCTTTGGTTATAGCTATATCCGGATGTTCATGTTTGCCAGAAAATAAGGATGTCCTTTTCCAGGTGTCAACTATGAATGCTATCTTTCGAGCAGACTATGATGGAGAGATAACCTATGGAGAATTAAAGCAGCATGGTGACTTTGGGATAGGTACTTTTGATGCACTTGACGGAGAGTTGTTTGCCCTGGGGGGTAAATTCTATCGAATAAAGGCGGATGGCATAGCCTATCCCGTTGATGATTCGATGAAGACACCATTTGCTGTAGTAACTTTTTTCCAACCCGATAAATCAGTATTGTTAGACAAGGCTTCTGATTATAAGCAATTGCAACAATATTTAGACAATTTATTTCCTGCAAAAGACATTTTCTACGCTATTAAGATAGAAGGTACTTTCGAGTATGTAAAGGCAAGAAATATCCCCAGGCAAGATAAGCCATATCCCCAGTTTAGCGAAGTGGTTAAAAATCAGATAATATTTGAATTTGATGATGTAGAAGGGACTTTGGTAGGATTTTGGTGCCCAGCTTATCTGGAAGAAATCAATGTTCCCGGGTATCACTTCCATTTTATCACTAAAGATAAAAGGATGGGAGGACATTTACTCGAGTGCCAGATGGAAAATGTAAAAATTGAAATCGACTATACTCCCGAATTTCATATGGCATTGTCAGAGAGTGGTTAG
- a CDS encoding DUF6036 family nucleotidyltransferase, whose translation MDKISVWDSFLKRKVHLIACGGTALTLLGVKASTKDIDLIVPDLTEYKYLINNLKQLGYKSASGWGWTRGDGFIFDLFRGKKVHTTELLDSPLDKGNHILIREFSHIYLGVLNYYDLIIVKLFRATTVDIEDCLSLMKDKRQEIDLNLLVKRFRETASFDVSEDKVNNNLEYFLKIIKKEGLSDG comes from the coding sequence TTGGACAAAATTAGCGTTTGGGATAGTTTTCTTAAAAGAAAAGTTCATTTGATTGCTTGTGGAGGAACTGCGTTGACACTTTTGGGAGTGAAAGCATCCACCAAGGATATTGATTTAATTGTGCCGGATTTAACTGAGTATAAGTATCTTATAAACAATTTAAAACAACTCGGCTATAAATCTGCAAGTGGTTGGGGTTGGACAAGGGGAGATGGTTTTATTTTTGATTTATTTAGAGGCAAGAAGGTACATACTACGGAATTATTAGATTCACCATTAGATAAAGGAAATCACATTTTAATAAGAGAATTTAGCCATATTTATTTAGGGGTGCTTAATTATTACGACCTTATTATAGTTAAGTTGTTTAGAGCGACTACGGTAGATATAGAGGATTGCCTTTCTCTAATGAAAGATAAAAGACAAGAAATAGATCTGAATTTGCTAGTGAAGCGTTTTAGAGAGACAGCTTCTTTTGATGTTTCAGAAGATAAAGTAAATAATAATTTGGAATATTTCTTAAAAATTATCAAAAAAGAAGGTTTAAGCGATGGCTAA
- a CDS encoding mechanosensitive ion channel family protein → MNIFYENEYFQFLLIIIGSIIFAKIFNLIVTKYIKKITEKTRTDIDDMLMKVIRKPLYIFIILVGFYFGLKSLSFPAPYSLWINRMFFIISALLLSLIIARILSVLVSRWLKVQKEFERTPRLISTVVSIVIYLIAFLMILRYLNVEITPLVATLGLGGLAVGLALQNTLSNFFAGVHIISDRPINVGDYIEMEGNIAGYVEDIGWRSTRIRTLPNTIVIVPNSKIAESVITNNYMPVQEMSIVLQCGVAYGSDLEKVEKVTVDVARKIQQTVPGAVKTFEPFIRYHTFGDSNINFSIILRVEEFVARYLVTHEFVKALKARYDKENIEISWPVRKIYSAK, encoded by the coding sequence ATGAACATTTTTTATGAAAACGAATATTTTCAGTTTTTGCTAATTATAATTGGTTCGATTATATTTGCAAAGATTTTCAATCTCATAGTGACAAAATACATTAAGAAGATTACTGAAAAAACCAGAACTGATATCGACGATATGCTAATGAAAGTTATTAGGAAGCCATTATATATTTTTATTATTCTTGTTGGCTTTTATTTTGGGTTAAAATCTTTATCTTTTCCTGCACCTTATTCTTTGTGGATAAACAGGATGTTTTTTATTATTTCAGCGCTATTATTATCTTTGATTATTGCCAGGATTTTATCTGTTTTGGTATCTCGTTGGCTAAAAGTGCAGAAAGAGTTTGAGAGGACGCCCAGGCTGATTAGCACGGTAGTCTCTATTGTTATATATCTGATTGCTTTTCTGATGATTTTGCGTTATCTTAATGTTGAAATAACTCCTCTAGTTGCTACTCTTGGTTTAGGCGGTTTGGCTGTTGGTCTGGCACTGCAAAATACTCTCTCAAACTTTTTTGCCGGAGTGCATATTATTTCTGATAGACCGATAAATGTTGGTGATTACATCGAAATGGAGGGGAATATAGCAGGATATGTTGAGGATATTGGCTGGAGGTCGACTCGCATCAGAACCTTACCCAACACTATTGTGATCGTTCCCAATTCAAAAATCGCTGAAAGTGTTATCACCAATAATTATATGCCGGTGCAAGAAATGTCCATTGTACTACAATGTGGTGTTGCTTATGGTTCTGACCTGGAAAAAGTGGAGAAGGTTACAGTAGATGTGGCCAGAAAAATCCAACAGACAGTTCCTGGTGCTGTAAAGACATTTGAACCGTTTATTAGATACCACACATTTGGCGATTCAAACATTAATTTCTCCATAATATTGAGAGTGGAGGAGTTTGTGGCCAGGTATTTGGTTACTCATGAATTTGTTAAAGCGCTTAAAGCAAGATACGATAAAGAAAATATAGAAATATCCTGGCCGGTAAGGAAAATCTATTCAGCAAAATAA
- a CDS encoding DUF302 domain-containing protein, with translation MSYYFSKILNISFDEAITRVTEELKKEGFGILTDIDVKETLKKKLNVDFKKYKILGACNPPFAYKSLQAEDKIGLMLPCNVVVQEISEGKIEVAAIDPIASMQAIENPKLRDVAEQVQVKLKTVIDSL, from the coding sequence GTGAGTTACTACTTCAGTAAAATCTTGAATATTTCTTTCGACGAAGCTATTACCAGAGTGACTGAGGAACTGAAAAAAGAGGGTTTTGGCATCCTCACGGATATCGACGTCAAGGAAACCCTGAAGAAAAAGCTGAATGTGGATTTCAAAAAATACAAAATCCTTGGTGCATGCAATCCGCCCTTTGCTTATAAGTCGTTACAGGCGGAGGACAAGATTGGATTAATGTTGCCTTGCAATGTGGTTGTTCAAGAAATTTCAGAGGGAAAGATAGAAGTAGCTGCAATAGACCCTATTGCATCTATGCAAGCTATTGAGAATCCGAAGCTACGGGATGTGGCTGAACAGGTACAAGTTAAACTGAAGACAGTGATTGATAGTCTATAA